GAGGATGAAGCCGGGTCTACCGGAGCCCTACGAAGGGTTTCCGGGGCCTCGGCTGCAGACTGAGCTCAGTCGGCCGAACCACCAACAGTCACAGCGGTGACACCGACGGCGCTGAGAATATCGGCACGCCTAGAAAACAAAGACGGGGCTCCTGACGCtgaagagggcaggggaggggcagtggcacactctccttcatttctgaacaAATGACGAGGCTGCTCTCAGTAGACGGGGCAGGGTTCCCGACACGAAAtccaaagcaaagcaaaaggcATCTCAGAGCTGTCCGAAGTGGAGGATTCTCCTCAGATTCTCATTAGTTCTATTCCTTAAGGATACCCAGCTACTTTGCAGGGTGTTCCCATACCTGCACAGCGTACAGAAGATGCATCCTGTAAACCGAGATGACCTCCTGGTGTTGTTTCTTGCATTCCTGGAAAGATGCGATTTGACTTGGTTACAGAGCTTCAAAAGACAAAAACTGAGAACTGCAGGAAAGCTGTGGTCGAATGTCCCCCAAGAGATTCCCTCCGTCGAGTGCTCACATATGAAGCTTTTAAAGCTGCTGTGCATTTCTGAAGATTTGCAATattcttagggggaaaaaaaaagctacctATTTCCTATCTTGGCATGTCAATCCTGAAAGGAGACTCATGGTTAAATGTAACCATAGGGCCCTTCAAAGAGAGATCGAGGTTAAAGGTGGAAGGAGGAGATGGGAGGACAGAACCACAGCTTGGAGCGACGTGCTTTGAAGATGGAGGTAGGGGCCGCAAGCCAAGGAAGTCACGTGACCTcgaaaacagagaaaaggaagggaaatgggtTTTCCCCTTGAGCCTCTAGAGAgacccagccctgctgacatcGTGGCTTCAGTCTAGCAAGAAGTTCTGATCTCCAGAACTTCAAGATAAcaaatttgcattgttttaaacCAAGTCTGTGTCACTCTATTGCAAGAGTCagaggaaactaatacagatatGAGAAGACTTTTGGGTGAAAAGGGGGAGAGGCCAAGAAACAGCTTCAGATCTGGAGATACGCAACTACCAGAGATCCTGGCCTGCAGCAAGAAAAAGTTCTTGCAGCAGCCAGAGACGGTGCGACTGCTGCAGAAAAACGAAGTAGACGGGGAAGAAGCCCACTCCACGGTCCTGCCCATCCCCCTCCTCAGAGAGACATCCACCGCAGCTCATGGCAAATAGCGGCTGGCCATTGGACTAGCTCCTTCTTttgccgccccccccaccccccgacccccTGACCCCCAAAGAAGCCCCCCCGTCAGGTGCTCACTGAAGTACATACTCCTTCAGGCTGGGACCATCCGTCCACGCCCACCTGGGCACAGCAGAGCAGGTGTGTGGTCGGCCTGGCCCCGCACCCCGCACCCGGCCGCAGAGCAAACCCACTCACAGCCAGCTGCGTCTGGAGCTGCTTGACCTGCTGCTGCAGCCCGTCCAGCTGCTGGCTCTGCCTCTTGGAGGAGCTCGCTGAGTAGGAGAGCTGCGACAGGCTGTTCAACGCCTCCTTCAACTTGGTGACTTCCTTCGACATCTCGTTTATCTAGTGAGAAAGGAGAACCGTTGTCAATAGACAGGAGCGTGCCTGCAAAAGCAAAATTCCAGGTAACCCTAAGCCTTGCCCATTGCCTCTGTTAGCCTCTTAGACTTGAGAATTtggaataaatttctttttttacattttaaaggaaactcataaaacaaaacacataaaatcaGACACACCAACAAAACCTTCTAAGGCCATTATATCCAAATAAGGGTCCAAGATTAAATACTGTGGTTTGATGCATAAAGGTAACAAAAGCTATGAcattgatttccttttttcattatcttaacAAAAACAGGATTTCAGgcattgcttttttctttggaGACAGCTATGTCTTACTCAATATCGCTGACATGCGTGATCAGGAATAAGTTCTGGAAACCATGACATCTCTGGACATCTTGTTTTATGGTAAACACACTCCCGCTTCCACTTCCCAGCCCCTTGCCCTTGGCTCTGGAAGCTCGTTTGAAACATTCATTACAATAAAGGCATAAGGATCAGCAGTGCTCTAGTCAGGGCCATGCAGAACACCTGACCCAGGGGACTGGGGTGCAGAGCGGATTCGGGCACAGAACCATCCTCCACTCCCCGTCCCTCAGGCCATGGCCAGCCCATCTCCGCTCACCTGcaccccacattcctccccttccctcccctcccccttggaaaATGAGGGCCAGGAAAGGCACTTTTTATACTGACTCGGGAGAGCCCACGGAGCTTAGGGAAGCGGGATTAAGTCTGGAAGTGTTTGGGTTCCCATACGACAGAGGAATCTGTCTGGATTCCAAAAGAGTTCAAGGTCAAGATCGGTCACAAACACTTTTCAGTTTGTGGCTTTACTTCTGATCCCTGACACTTGGCAGAGcttctgtaaaataatttttaaagaaaaaatatggaccACATATGTGAAAGTGCTTTCGGATAAGGGAagtgctataaataaataaataaataaataaacgtcTAACCGGCTCCGGCTGGGAAGCTGAGTGGGTTAGTACATtgtcctgacacaccaaggttgtgggttcgatccctggtcagggctcatacaagaatcaaccaatgaatgcataaataagtggaacaatgaaccaatgtttctctctctcccctgccaccTTCTTCTcttctaaattcaataaataaaaataacataaaataaatgtctaaCCTACTATTCTAATGTGGCTTTGGGGACAGAGGGATCCATGTGCTGATCCTCTGAGCATTCACAAAAGGTTCATGTGAACCAACACCAAAAATGTTAACTACAGTCAAGGCAGCAAAGGTCCAGGGCCTACCAGCTAGCAACTTCACAGCAACAGAATCCCACCGACCTTCTTGTCTTTATCCTCTTCCAGTTTTGAAGAGTTCTCTGAACACCTCTTCATTTCTGCAAGCTCTTCCTGAGCATGCTGGAATTTTTGCAGAAGTTCATTCACTTCTTGCTCTTTGGATTTCAAGAGAGTCTGAAtagtttccttttcccttttcagttGAGACACCTCACTTCGAATCTGGGCAGCCTCGGAATgggctctctctttctctttcacggAATTCTTCAGTTTGGATGCCAGCACACTCACTTCGCTTTCCAGCGACGACTGGAGCTTTTCGTAGGCAGCCCTGGGCACCATCGCCTCGGCCATCGCCGCCTTCTCTTCCACGAGCTGCTTCTCCAGTTTGGCCACTTCCGCCTCCTTGCTGGCCAGGTGCTCTTTCAGGGTGCCCATCTTCCCCTCCATCTCTTTGGCGGTCGTCCGCAGCGTGGTTATCACCTGCAGATGTTCTGTGATGGAGACCGAGTTCTCCTTCTGAGCATCTACCAGCTGCTTGAGCTGCGTCAACTCGTTCAGCACCTTGGAATACTGTGACTTCATTTCAGACAGTGACTCTTCCGCTCTGGCCCTGGATACGTTGGTCACCTGCATGAGCTTCTCGTGCTCCGCTTTGTGGATATAGTCCGCCGTGACATCTTCCAGGGATTTCCTCTTCCTGTAATCCTCCAGCTCGGCCTGGGCTTCCTTGTACAGCTGGGACAGCTCACTCACCTGCTTGTTGAGTTCATCTATCATCCTGTTCATGGCCTCCTTCATGTCCCCAGCGTCGTCGCCGGCCTCCTGGGTCACCTGGCTCTTTAGTGTATCTTTCAATTTCATGATTTCTTCTTGGGCCTCTTGGTACTTCTCGAACAAAAACGCCTTCTCCTTATTCATATTCTCAATAACAGAGCAGTAAGAATTTTTCATCTCCTCGTACTCTTCCACAGGTGGCTGAATCAccatccctttctccctctctaccaGTTTCTGCTCTAactccctcactctctctttatttctttcactttcttctaaCGCCCTCTGGAGATCCTGCTTCAGCCCCCGCACCTCCTCCTCGGTGACCCTCAGCTCCTGGAGGTGGGAGTAACTGCCCACACTCTCGGGCGACACGAGGCCCAGCTTCATCTGCTTCTGCACGCTCAGGACTTCCTTCATCGCCTCCTCGTATTTGCTCTGAGTGTCTTTCAGTTTCTGGCTGAGGTCGGAGCCGTTCTCGGAAATCTCGGCGTTGTTCAGGCACGCGGGCTCGGTCCTTCTGGACTGCAGCTCGGCCTGGAGCTGCTTCCTCTCGGCCTCGGAGCTCTCCAATCTCTTCTGCAAGTCTCGCAGAAGCTCTTGCAGTTGCTGGGCTCTGGCATCACTGTCGAGAGTGGGTTTACTCACACACTGTGTTGAGACGGGTGGAGAGGATTTGGGGCCTGGGGGCGAGGCTTCACTAGGTTTCCCCAGAGACGGGGCCAAGTCCGTGTGCGTGGAATGGTAGGAGTCGAAGCTCAGGTCCGCTTCTGCCTCCTTGGGAGACTTGGCCTGAAAAAAAGGCGAGAGCAATGAACCGGCACCAAAGGTGTGGTCAGGTGAACAAGCAGCTGGAATGAATGAGAGAACAAATCCAAAACCTCCGTGTGGGAGAGCAGcgtgatctttaaaaaaaaaaaaattatgccctggctggcatagctccatggcttgagcacgggctgcgaactaaagcatcacccagtcagggcacatgcctaggtgcccccagcaaccgcacattgatgtttctctctctctctgtctccctcccttccctctctaaaaataaataaatatttaagaaaattattagtATTATCAGTATTATTGTTTTACGTGCTTGTTTTTCCAAGGGTACTCTTGCCTCATGCAAGCATATGGCCTGGAACCAGAGAGTCAGATCAACGACACTAAGCCTATTATTCTGTGTTCTCTCCAGTCAGACTTTCAGTGCCACTTTGGAAACAGGAGATTTGTTTTGGCTGGAAAGTCTCTGATtcaactttttcctttatttctcataTTATGCTAGTTGCCAAGAGGGGAAATAAATGGGCTTAGTACAGCTATTTCTTACCAACTTCTTAAATTTGCTAAATGATCAACTTTAGTAAAGGGATGGCTAATCATATGTATATACCCATTATAATTTCTCATGTTATATATCATCCTatgtatgtaattatatataattcacTTTAGAAACTTATAGAAATAGGGCTAAATGAATAACTCTCAAGAAAGAAGTAATTTGAAACTATAAAGTGCTTAAAGttaactatattaaaaaagaagaaactaatgtTGATGTTCAAAGTAAAATatcatctagccctggctggcgtagctcagtggattgagcgtggactgcgaaccaaagtgtcgcaggttcgattcccagtcagggtacatgcctgggttgcaggccatgacccccagcaaccgcacattgatgtttttctgtctatctccctcccttccctctctgaaaataaataaaaatctttaaaaaaaatatcacctGACTAACCCTGGAAAACCCAGTACAGAATAGCCTTTCCCCGGCAGAACAGTCTGTGGTAGCGGTGTATTTACCCACCTGCAATTTATCTTGCAATTCTTTATTGTGTAAGGTAAGAGATGCAACTTTTGCTTGTAACAGGACAAGAATATCTGGTTGGTCAGCTTCCGAACTTATATCCAGTAAGCTATCAGCACCTTGGGAAAGAGAAAGGCAATTaggctaacatttaaaaattaaactgttaCTTCTCTGACCTCTGAGAAACTCCCTTTCTGCCCAATCCTGTTCTTCTTCCTAGTCCTGACCACGAATGAAGGCCCCCGCCAGCTGGATAAACGGACAGCAATTCTTAGCACTGGGGTTTGTTTCCTTACTGGGGTTTTTTTCCAGCACAATACTAGATGCTTGGATGCATGGAAGCGCATCTGAAAATTCACAGATGTAGTCATGTATTTTGTATTCCCTTAAGTATAGTTTggtggttctttttttctccccatttctgtgaatccttttaGAAAAATCTGTGGACGCTGGTTCACTTCTTAACCCCATCACTATTATGTAAATTCAAACTTTATCACCTACTTTGAAACTCTGCCAATAGCTtccaacaaatcaatctctctcccctcctctctccctctccctccttgctTGCCTTAGTAAAAACAGAGCCTGCACACCACTGCCGGGACTAATTTCCCTAAAACATGCTCTGATAGGGCCATTCCTTTGGTTCAAGTGCTTTAATTCCTCTCCCTCCAAAAATAATCTCCAAATTCCTTTCTCTGGCTTAGGCCGCTAAGACCTGGCCCCAATCTACTGTCTCAGACTTGTGACTCGTGGCCTCCTTCTCCAGCATCCCACATTCTTCCGACTCCAGGTGTCCACCGAACCCTCTGTTTCCTCAGCACAAGGctgcttctttaactcctcacCCACACGACTGCCCTTGTGGCATCTCCCTGGTTAGATAACTCTGAGGCATCCTCCAAGACCCACGCCAAACGCTGTCCCCTCCATAAAGGCTTTGCTGGCCACCGCACACGATACGGTCTTCTCTACACCCCACAGTAAACGCTGTTGGTGAGCCACCGCTTATAGGCATCCCACTGATTATCACGCTGAAATAGCATCTGCGGCAACACCATTCGCAGTGCTCACTGACAGAGGCAGAAGACTTGCTCCAGAATCTCATTCAACATACTGTGTCCTTCATCCAGAATGccttcttatgaaaaaaaaaaatggcagctgGACAAAATAATATGCTTAGTGAGATAGCTGGGTGATTTTCTGGTGCAGACTCCTTGTGTTTATTGCAGACTGGCGAGGGTTTACAGACTGCATTCTGAATAGCACTGAGCTAAAttgttttcctgttatttttaatttcctcacaGCCATATCATGCAAAGACGAAAGCTTTAATCTTAATTTGAAAGTATGCAAAATGCTTACTTCTGATGTCTAGTGCCAAAGCAGCAGCTTTGTTATGACAGGAAGTCTTGTGAGCATGGAGTGAGGTGGGGATTGGGAGCTGTAATTCTAAGCAACAGAAGTTACTTCTACAATACAACGGATGAATCCTGAAGTGTCCAGTGTAACAACTGTTTGGTCACTTGAACAGTGATTTCTGCCAGGAACGAGAAAGTTTCATACTTCTAAATTCCTTAAGTTAAAGGGTCCAAGCACATGAAATGCTAAGACTAAGAAACTGAATATTACAGCAAAAAAGCACCTTTGAATCAATCTACTCTATGTATTACATTGATTCTAAAGGTACTTACACTGCATCCTTAAAGGGCCAACCCACAGGACGGACTCCTGATACAATGAATTAAGCCCTGTCTCCATGAAGACAGTACGACTGTGTGTGATTTCATTAACACGCGGTTTTTGCATGCGTCTACTGAAAACCCCGGGGGAGGTGCCCGGCTGACTCTTCCTGCAGGAGCTGCTCGCTGTCAAGGGGTGTTGCTACCTGACAGCTCGCAGCCAGCGAGCCTCATCTCAAAATACTGgctttaaatgcataaaatagaaCAGACAGGCTCCGATAATTTAAGAACTTATTTTGTAACAGAATAAAGA
This sequence is a window from Phyllostomus discolor isolate MPI-MPIP mPhyDis1 chromosome 3, mPhyDis1.pri.v3, whole genome shotgun sequence. Protein-coding genes within it:
- the RAI14 gene encoding ankycorbin isoform X3 gives rise to the protein MFPFGKPAFSSTTLVKGKTNEWNKNDDRLLQAVEHGDAEKVASLLGKKGASATKQDSEGKTAFHLAATKGHVECLRVMVTHGVDVTAQDTAGHSALHLAAKNSHHEYIKKLLQSKCPAESTDSSGKTALHYAAAQGCLPAVQVLCEHRSPVNLKDSDGNIPLLLAAQNGHSEVCRFLLDHGADVNSRDKSGRTALMVACEIGSSGIAEALIKKGADLTLVDSLGHNALHYSKLSENAGIQSLLLSKISQDADLKTPMKPKQSSDVSSPRSITSTPISGKESAFFAEPPFKQAEISSIRENKDRLSDSTTGADSLLDISSEADQPDILVLLQAKVASLTLHNKELQDKLQAKSPKEAEADLSFDSYHSTHTDLAPSLGKPSEASPPGPKSSPPVSTQCVSKPTLDSDARAQQLQELLRDLQKRLESSEAERKQLQAELQSRRTEPACLNNAEISENGSDLSQKLKDTQSKYEEAMKEVLSVQKQMKLGLVSPESVGSYSHLQELRVTEEEVRGLKQDLQRALEESERNKERVRELEQKLVEREKGMVIQPPVEEYEEMKNSYCSVIENMNKEKAFLFEKYQEAQEEIMKLKDTLKSQVTQEAGDDAGDMKEAMNRMIDELNKQVSELSQLYKEAQAELEDYRKRKSLEDVTADYIHKAEHEKLMQVTNVSRARAEESLSEMKSQYSKVLNELTQLKQLVDAQKENSVSITEHLQVITTLRTTAKEMEGKMGTLKEHLASKEAEVAKLEKQLVEEKAAMAEAMVPRAAYEKLQSSLESEVSVLASKLKNSVKEKERAHSEAAQIRSEVSQLKREKETIQTLLKSKEQEVNELLQKFQHAQEELAEMKRCSENSSKLEEDKDKKINEMSKEVTKLKEALNSLSQLSYSASSSKRQSQQLDGLQQQVKQLQTQLAECKKQHQEVISVYRMHLLYAVQGQMDEDVQKVLKQILTMCKNQSQKK
- the RAI14 gene encoding ankycorbin isoform X2, which produces MKSLKAKFRKSDTNEWNKNDDRLLQAVEHGDAEKVASLLGKKGASATKQDSEGKTAFHLAATKGHVECLRVMVTHGVDVTAQDTAGHSALHLAAKNSHHEYIKKLLQSKCPAESTDSSGKTALHYAAAQGCLPAVQVLCEHRSPVNLKDSDGNIPLLLAAQNGHSEVCRFLLDHGADVNSRDKSGRTALMVACEIGSSGIAEALIKKGADLTLVDSLGHNALHYSKLSENAGIQSLLLSKISQDADLKTPMKPKQHDQVSKISSERSGTPKKRKAPPPPISPTQSSDVSSPRSITSTPISGKESAFFAEPPFKQAEISSIRENKDRLSDSTTGADSLLDISSEADQPDILVLLQAKVASLTLHNKELQDKLQAKSPKEAEADLSFDSYHSTHTDLAPSLGKPSEASPPGPKSSPPVSTQCVSKPTLDSDARAQQLQELLRDLQKRLESSEAERKQLQAELQSRRTEPACLNNAEISENGSDLSQKLKDTQSKYEEAMKEVLSVQKQMKLGLVSPESVGSYSHLQELRVTEEEVRGLKQDLQRALEESERNKERVRELEQKLVEREKGMVIQPPVEEYEEMKNSYCSVIENMNKEKAFLFEKYQEAQEEIMKLKDTLKSQVTQEAGDDAGDMKEAMNRMIDELNKQVSELSQLYKEAQAELEDYRKRKSLEDVTADYIHKAEHEKLMQVTNVSRARAEESLSEMKSQYSKVLNELTQLKQLVDAQKENSVSITEHLQVITTLRTTAKEMEGKMGTLKEHLASKEAEVAKLEKQLVEEKAAMAEAMVPRAAYEKLQSSLESEVSVLASKLKNSVKEKERAHSEAAQIRSEVSQLKREKETIQTLLKSKEQEVNELLQKFQHAQEELAEMKRCSENSSKLEEDKDKKINEMSKEVTKLKEALNSLSQLSYSASSSKRQSQQLDGLQQQVKQLQTQLAECKKQHQEVISVYRMHLLYAVQGQMDEDVQKVLKQILTMCKNQSQKK
- the RAI14 gene encoding ankycorbin isoform X1 — its product is MFPFGKPAFSSTTLVKGKTNEWNKNDDRLLQAVEHGDAEKVASLLGKKGASATKQDSEGKTAFHLAATKGHVECLRVMVTHGVDVTAQDTAGHSALHLAAKNSHHEYIKKLLQSKCPAESTDSSGKTALHYAAAQGCLPAVQVLCEHRSPVNLKDSDGNIPLLLAAQNGHSEVCRFLLDHGADVNSRDKSGRTALMVACEIGSSGIAEALIKKGADLTLVDSLGHNALHYSKLSENAGIQSLLLSKISQDADLKTPMKPKQHDQVSKISSERSGTPKKRKAPPPPISPTQSSDVSSPRSITSTPISGKESAFFAEPPFKAEISSIRENKDRLSDSTTGADSLLDISSEADQPDILVLLQAKVASLTLHNKELQDKLQAKSPKEAEADLSFDSYHSTHTDLAPSLGKPSEASPPGPKSSPPVSTQCVSKPTLDSDARAQQLQELLRDLQKRLESSEAERKQLQAELQSRRTEPACLNNAEISENGSDLSQKLKDTQSKYEEAMKEVLSVQKQMKLGLVSPESVGSYSHLQELRVTEEEVRGLKQDLQRALEESERNKERVRELEQKLVEREKGMVIQPPVEEYEEMKNSYCSVIENMNKEKAFLFEKYQEAQEEIMKLKDTLKSQVTQEAGDDAGDMKEAMNRMIDELNKQVSELSQLYKEAQAELEDYRKRKSLEDVTADYIHKAEHEKLMQVTNVSRARAEESLSEMKSQYSKVLNELTQLKQLVDAQKENSVSITEHLQVITTLRTTAKEMEGKMGTLKEHLASKEAEVAKLEKQLVEEKAAMAEAMVPRAAYEKLQSSLESEVSVLASKLKNSVKEKERAHSEAAQIRSEVSQLKREKETIQTLLKSKEQEVNELLQKFQHAQEELAEMKRCSENSSKLEEDKDKKINEMSKEVTKLKEALNSLSQLSYSASSSKRQSQQLDGLQQQVKQLQTQLAECKKQHQEVISVYRMHLLYAVQGQMDEDVQKVLKQILTMCKNQSQKK
- the RAI14 gene encoding ankycorbin isoform X6; this encodes MKSLKAKFRKSDTNEWNKNDDRLLQAVEHGDAEKVASLLGKKGASATKQDSEGKTAFHLAATKGHVECLRVMVTHGVDVTAQDTAGHSALHLAAKNSHHEYIKKLLQSKCPAESTDSSGKTALHYAAAQGCLPAVQVLCEHRSPVNLKDSDGNIPLLLAAQNGHSEVCRFLLDHGADVNSRDKSGRTALMVACEIGSSGIAEALIKKGADLTLVDSLGHNALHYSKLSENAGIQSLLLSKISQDADLKTPMKPKQSSDVSSPRSITSTPISGKESAFFAEPPFKAEISSIRENKDRLSDSTTGADSLLDISSEADQPDILVLLQAKVASLTLHNKELQDKLQAKSPKEAEADLSFDSYHSTHTDLAPSLGKPSEASPPGPKSSPPVSTQCVSKPTLDSDARAQQLQELLRDLQKRLESSEAERKQLQAELQSRRTEPACLNNAEISENGSDLSQKLKDTQSKYEEAMKEVLSVQKQMKLGLVSPESVGSYSHLQELRVTEEEVRGLKQDLQRALEESERNKERVRELEQKLVEREKGMVIQPPVEEYEEMKNSYCSVIENMNKEKAFLFEKYQEAQEEIMKLKDTLKSQVTQEAGDDAGDMKEAMNRMIDELNKQVSELSQLYKEAQAELEDYRKRKSLEDVTADYIHKAEHEKLMQVTNVSRARAEESLSEMKSQYSKVLNELTQLKQLVDAQKENSVSITEHLQVITTLRTTAKEMEGKMGTLKEHLASKEAEVAKLEKQLVEEKAAMAEAMVPRAAYEKLQSSLESEVSVLASKLKNSVKEKERAHSEAAQIRSEVSQLKREKETIQTLLKSKEQEVNELLQKFQHAQEELAEMKRCSENSSKLEEDKDKKINEMSKEVTKLKEALNSLSQLSYSASSSKRQSQQLDGLQQQVKQLQTQLAECKKQHQEVISVYRMHLLYAVQGQMDEDVQKVLKQILTMCKNQSQKK
- the RAI14 gene encoding ankycorbin isoform X5 encodes the protein MKSLKAKFRKSDTNEWNKNDDRLLQAVEHGDAEKVASLLGKKGASATKQDSEGKTAFHLAATKGHVECLRVMVTHGVDVTAQDTAGHSALHLAAKNSHHEYIKKLLQSKCPAESTDSSGKTALHYAAAQGCLPAVQVLCEHRSPVNLKDSDGNIPLLLAAQNGHSEVCRFLLDHGADVNSRDKSGRTALMVACEIGSSGIAEALIKKGADLTLVDSLGHNALHYSKLSENAGIQSLLLSKISQDADLKTPMKPKQSSDVSSPRSITSTPISGKESAFFAEPPFKQAEISSIRENKDRLSDSTTGADSLLDISSEADQPDILVLLQAKVASLTLHNKELQDKLQAKSPKEAEADLSFDSYHSTHTDLAPSLGKPSEASPPGPKSSPPVSTQCVSKPTLDSDARAQQLQELLRDLQKRLESSEAERKQLQAELQSRRTEPACLNNAEISENGSDLSQKLKDTQSKYEEAMKEVLSVQKQMKLGLVSPESVGSYSHLQELRVTEEEVRGLKQDLQRALEESERNKERVRELEQKLVEREKGMVIQPPVEEYEEMKNSYCSVIENMNKEKAFLFEKYQEAQEEIMKLKDTLKSQVTQEAGDDAGDMKEAMNRMIDELNKQVSELSQLYKEAQAELEDYRKRKSLEDVTADYIHKAEHEKLMQVTNVSRARAEESLSEMKSQYSKVLNELTQLKQLVDAQKENSVSITEHLQVITTLRTTAKEMEGKMGTLKEHLASKEAEVAKLEKQLVEEKAAMAEAMVPRAAYEKLQSSLESEVSVLASKLKNSVKEKERAHSEAAQIRSEVSQLKREKETIQTLLKSKEQEVNELLQKFQHAQEELAEMKRCSENSSKLEEDKDKKINEMSKEVTKLKEALNSLSQLSYSASSSKRQSQQLDGLQQQVKQLQTQLAECKKQHQEVISVYRMHLLYAVQGQMDEDVQKVLKQILTMCKNQSQKK
- the RAI14 gene encoding ankycorbin isoform X4; translated protein: MFPFGKPAFSSTTLVKGKTNEWNKNDDRLLQAVEHGDAEKVASLLGKKGASATKQDSEGKTAFHLAATKGHVECLRVMVTHGVDVTAQDTAGHSALHLAAKNSHHEYIKKLLQSKCPAESTDSSGKTALHYAAAQGCLPAVQVLCEHRSPVNLKDSDGNIPLLLAAQNGHSEVCRFLLDHGADVNSRDKSGRTALMVACEIGSSGIAEALIKKGADLTLVDSLGHNALHYSKLSENAGIQSLLLSKISQDADLKTPMKPKQSSDVSSPRSITSTPISGKESAFFAEPPFKAEISSIRENKDRLSDSTTGADSLLDISSEADQPDILVLLQAKVASLTLHNKELQDKLQAKSPKEAEADLSFDSYHSTHTDLAPSLGKPSEASPPGPKSSPPVSTQCVSKPTLDSDARAQQLQELLRDLQKRLESSEAERKQLQAELQSRRTEPACLNNAEISENGSDLSQKLKDTQSKYEEAMKEVLSVQKQMKLGLVSPESVGSYSHLQELRVTEEEVRGLKQDLQRALEESERNKERVRELEQKLVEREKGMVIQPPVEEYEEMKNSYCSVIENMNKEKAFLFEKYQEAQEEIMKLKDTLKSQVTQEAGDDAGDMKEAMNRMIDELNKQVSELSQLYKEAQAELEDYRKRKSLEDVTADYIHKAEHEKLMQVTNVSRARAEESLSEMKSQYSKVLNELTQLKQLVDAQKENSVSITEHLQVITTLRTTAKEMEGKMGTLKEHLASKEAEVAKLEKQLVEEKAAMAEAMVPRAAYEKLQSSLESEVSVLASKLKNSVKEKERAHSEAAQIRSEVSQLKREKETIQTLLKSKEQEVNELLQKFQHAQEELAEMKRCSENSSKLEEDKDKKINEMSKEVTKLKEALNSLSQLSYSASSSKRQSQQLDGLQQQVKQLQTQLAECKKQHQEVISVYRMHLLYAVQGQMDEDVQKVLKQILTMCKNQSQKK